The following are encoded together in the Primulina tabacum isolate GXHZ01 chromosome 18, ASM2559414v2, whole genome shotgun sequence genome:
- the LOC142532686 gene encoding scarecrow-like protein 14, with amino-acid sequence MDQNYRGYRGPTSGIKVKNQAVPVFSDPIKVNDQGVPAFSDPNLINDSRGSGRFFYLNADNELVSSCSNLDVKDQLSECDSHEDCDFSDVVLKYINHILMEEDVEEKSCMFQESAALQAAEKSFFDVLGEQRPASEVYQRKPMLHQGMDNLDPNSLEERGFYRGVGDTGILCPNWYSESNSNGFERSPVTVNSVSQAISQSCYSSSSSSGTVLDSQVDSPISTLRIPDIFMDSQSIMQFKRGFEEASKFLPDEGNLIINSSYSEPFQKEQKEGSVSLAVKVEKNLHIEESADVSRGKKNSFHANMGVEEERSNKQSAVYTESTVSSEMFDKVLLCSKGKNLSDLRKALDGISKRNTSYVQSKEPNSGKIQGKKSGSKRNIVDMRTLLTLCAQAVAADDRRTANEFLKQIREHATPTGDGMQRLAHYFADGLEARMAGSGTQIYKSLLNIPTSAADILKAYHIYLATCPFRKISNFCANKTIMNVAEKATKLHIIDFGILYGFQWPCFLQRLSSRPGGPPKLRITGIDFPCPGFRPSERVEETGRRLENYARTFNIQFEFNAIAQKWETIKLEDLKINKDETLVVNSLYRLRNILDETVIVNSPRNIVLNLIRQMNPIIFVQGIINGAFNAPFFITRFREALFHYSSFFDMLDANIPRECHERMLLEKTIFGREAMNVIACEAAERIERPETYKQWQARCMRAGFEQLPLDKEIKKMAKDRVGSSYNKNFVIEEDGRWMLQGWKGRITYALTSWKPTY; translated from the coding sequence ATGGATCAGAATTATAGGGGATATAGAGGGCCAACTTCTGGAATAAAAGTGAAAAACCAAGCTGTTCCGGTATTTTCGGATCCAATTAAAGTGAATGACCAGGGGGTTCCGGCATTTTCGGATCCAAATCTGATCAATGATTCAAGAGGCAGCGGTcggtttttttatttgaatgcGGATAACGAACTGGTTTCTTCTTGTTCGAATTTGGATGTGAAAGACCAGTTATCCGAATGTGATTCTCATGAGGATTGTGATTTTAGTGATGTGGTCCTAAAGTACATAAACCATATCCTAATGGAAGAGGATGTGGAGGAGAAATCCTGCATGTTTCAAGAATCTGCTGCTCTTCAAGCTGCAGAGAAATCGTTTTTTGACGTTCTTGGGGAGCAGCGTCCTGCTTCTGAGGTGTATCAACGGAAGCCGATGCTACATCAGGGTATGGACAACCTTGACCCAAATAGCTTAGAAGAAAGGGGATTTTATCGTGGTGTTGGTGATACAGGAATTTTATGTCCCAATTGGTATTCCGAGTCCAACAGTAATGGCTTTGAAAGAAGTCCTGTTACTGTTAATTCAGTTTCACAGGCTATTTCTCAGTCTTGTTATAGTTCATCAAGTAGCAGTGGCACTGTTCTTGATAGTCAGGTGGATTCACCTATAAGTACACTTAGAATTCCTGATATTTTTATGGATAGCCAGtccatcatgcaatttaaaagAGGGTTTGAAGAAGCGAGTAAATTTCTTCCTGATGAGGgtaatttgataattaattcAAGTTATAGCGAACCATTTCAGAAGGAGCAGAAAGAAGGTTCGGTCAGTCTGGCAGTCAAAGTGGAAAAAAACTTACATATCGAAGAGTCCGCTGATGTGTCAAGGGGGAAAAAGAACTCTTTTCATGCCAACATGGGTGTAGAGGAGGAAAGGAGCAACAAGCAATCAGCAGTATATACTGAATCAACTGTTAGTTCGGAAATGTTTGACAAGGTGCTACTTTGCAGTAAAGGGAAAAATCTTTCTGATCTTCGTAAAGCATTGGATGGAATATCTAAAAGAAATACTTCATACGTACAGTCTAAGGAGCCAAACAGTGGGAAAATTCAGGGCAAGAAATCAGGGAGTAAGCGGAACATTGTTGATATGAGAACCCTTTTGACCCTTTGTGCACAAGCCGTTGCAGCTGATGATCGTAGGACAGCAAATGAGTTTCTAAAACAGATTCGAGAGCACGCCACTCCAACCGGCGATGGAATGCAGAGACTTGCTCATTATTTCGCTGATGGTCTAGAGGCacgtatggctggctcagggaCTCAGATATATAAATCCCTTCTCAATATTCCAACTTCTGCTGCTGATATTTTGAAAGCCTACCATATATACCTTGCTACCTGTCCGTTTAGGAAGATTTCTAATTTCTGCGCAAATAAAACGATCATGAATGTGGCTGAGAAAGCCACAAAGCTACATATTATTGATTTCGGTATTCTATATGGTTTCCAGTGGCCTTGCTTTCTGCAACGCCTTTCTTCTAGACCCGGTGGACCTCCGAAGCTTCGAATTACTGGTATTGATTTTCCATGTCCAGGTTTCCGACCATCGGAGAGGGTTGAAGAGACTGGGAGGCGCTTGGAAAATTATGCTAGGACTTTTAACATTCAATTTGAGTTCAATGCTATAGCCCAGAAATGGGAAACGATTAAACTCGAAGATCTTAAGATTAACAAGGATGAAACTCTTGTGGTGAACTCTCTTTATAGGCTTAGGAATATTCTAGACGAAACCGTTATTGTGAACAGTCCTAGAAATATTGTTCTAAACCTTATACGGCAAATGAATCCGATAATTTTTGTGCAAGGGATCATTAATGGCGCTTTTAATGCCCCATTTTTCATCACAAGATTCCGTGAGGCGTTATTTCATTATTCTTCTTTTTTCGATATGCTTGATGCGAATATCCCCCGAGAATGTCACGAGAGAATGCTGCTTGAGAAAACCATTTTTGGTCGGGAGGCAATGAATGTTATTGCATGCGAAGCAGCTGAGAGGATCGAGAGACCAGAGACATACAAGCAGTGGCAGGCTCGATGCATGAGAGCTGGGTTCGAGCAGCTTCCTCTGGACAaggaaatcaagaaaatggCAAAAGATAGGGTTGGATCATCTTACAATAAAAATTTTGTGATAGAAGAAGATGGCCGTTGGATGTTGCAAGGTTGGAAGGGACGGATCACATATGCTCTTACTTCTTGGAAGCCCACGTATTGA